The Bicyclus anynana chromosome 3, ilBicAnyn1.1, whole genome shotgun sequence genome has a window encoding:
- the LOC112054771 gene encoding uncharacterized protein LOC112054771 isoform X2 — protein sequence MVSSAAAAAVSRRFSATIGWCLATPSDVKPQIVRQGRALCLQYIKTQIRRSSTCPKKQIVMKRLQRMLETECGEEAVNNVETGVFTALRALCAALERKRPDAFRHVARQATRAPSAMLRSDTALAELTLALARRITRDNVTWSKIAAVFCICGALAKEAAESADGEPALELVAAPAAALADLLHDSPGSWIANNEWAHRSSTRQ from the exons ATGGTCTCGAGTGCCGCAGCAGCCGCCGTCTCCCGTCGCTTCTCTGCCACTATAGGCTGGTGCCTGGCCACCCCTTCGGACGTCAAACCGCAAATCGTTCGCCAGGGGCGCGCTCTCTGCCTACAATACATAAAAACTCAAATACGAAGGTCATCGACCTGCCCCAAAAAG CAAATAGTAATGAAACGTTTACAAAGAATGCTCGAAACCGAATGCGGGGAGGAAGCTGTGAACAATGTGGAAACTGGCGTGTTCACTGCGCTGAGAGCTCTGTGTGCTGCTTTGGAGAGGAAACGACCGGACGCATTTAGACACGTCGCCCGTCAGGCTACGCGAGCACCGTCTGCCATGCTACGCTCTGACACTGCTCTAGCAGAACTTACACTGGCACTAGCTCGCCGCATCACAAGGGATAACGTCACTTGGTCCAAG ATCGCAGCCGTGTTTTGCATATGTGGTGCATTAGCCAAAGAAGCAGCTGAGTCAGCGGACGGCGAGCCGGCGCTCGAGCTGGTGGCAGCTCCTGCGGCGGCGCTTGCGGATCTTCTTCACGACAGTCCGGGCTCTTGGATAGCTAATAATG
- the LOC128199913 gene encoding uncharacterized protein LOC128199913: MSTLRLHLENDNFLNIISVYAPTLDKPIEIREKFYEDLTRYVQSIRSREQMIILGDFNARVGKDYTAWPKVLGRHGVGNINSNGQLLLSFCAEFDLAITNTMFRLAAKYKTTWMHPRSKHWHLIDYAIVRHRDLSQVQITRVMRSAHCWTDHRLVITKLKLCLRAPRRSCNAKSLRLDLEKLRNPGVREEYRQSLEQTFSILGSDTVGIDWTIFSSHLLDTAESIIGRKAAKNIDWFDVNDECLKAAISRHRSLLQQHTGKRQGELPANIKMSGVELRKLCRETKNRWWQDRARHIQWLSDTNQFGEFYYNVRRLIGTTPRIRVPLRTVNGDHLLKTKEEVLNRWASHFKTLLNVD; this comes from the coding sequence ATGAGCACTCTGCGCCTTCACTTAGAAAATGACAACTTTCTGAATATCATCAGTGTATATGCACCTACGCTTGACAAACCTATTGAGATTAGGGAAAAATTCTATGAGGACTTAACTCGCTATGTCCAAAGTATCCGCTCTAGAGAGCAAATGATAATTCTAGGGGACTTCAACGCCAGAGTGGGGAAAGATTATACAGCGTGGCCGAAAGTGCTAGGAAGACATGGTGTTGGTAACATAAATAGTAACGGCCAACTGTTACTAAGTTTCTGTGCTGAATTCGACCTAGCAATTACTAATACCATGTTTCGGTTAGCTGCCAAGTATAAAACAACTTGGATGCACCCAAGATCCAAGCACTGGCATCTAATTGACTATGCAATAGTAAGACATCGCGATCTATCCCAAGTGCAAATCACGCGCGTAATGCGTAGTGCGCACTGCTGGACTGACCACCGCCTGGTTATTACTAAATTGAAGCTCTGTTTACGTGCTCCTCGAAGATCTTGCAACGCTAAGTCCTTACGTTTGGATTTAGAAAAGCTTAGAAACCCAGGAGTGAGAGAGGAGTATCGGCAATCCCTGGAACAAACGTTTTCAATACTCGGATCAGATACTGTAGGTATTGATTGGACGATCTTCTCTTCTCACCTTCTGGACACAGCTGAATCCATAATAGGGCGTAAAGCGGCTAAGAACATAGACTGGTTTGACGTAAATGATGAATGCCTAAAGGCTGCTATTAGTAGGCACCGATCTCTTCTACAACAACATACAGGCAAGCGGCAAGGGGAGTTACCTGCTAACATCAAGATGAGTGGTGTGGAGCTGCGCAAGCTCTGTCGTGAAACGAAGAACAGATGGTGGCAGGACAGAGCACGTCACATACAGTGGCTTTCTGATACAAATCAGTTCGGAGAGTTTTACTACAATGTTCGTAGGCTGATTGGTACCACCCCTCGCATCAGAGTACCGTTGAGGACTGTCAACGGTGACCACCTACTAAAGACCAAGGAAGAGGTACTGAACAGATGGGCAAGTCATTTTAAAACGCTGCTCAATGTTGATTGA